The DNA segment taggggattttttttttaaattttttttttcaacgtttattttatttttgggacagagagagacagagcatgaacgggggaggggcagagagagagggagacacagaatcggaaacaggctccaggctctgagtcatcagcccagagcctgacgcggggctcgaactcccagaccgcgagatcgtgacctggctgaagtcggacgcttaaccgactgcgccacccaggcgcccctatttaggggatttttaaagacaatttagaCAGCTTTTAACTCAATAACTGAGGATCAAGGCTTATGACTATCTTAAGCCTGTGGCGGTATACAAACGGTGTGCAATGTCATTTTGACAGGTGCAAACATATGAAAACAGATCTACAACCACATTTCTTCAGTGTGGTAAGTTCCAAGGGCATTCagggattattattttaaaaatatgcttgctGCCTGCCACTCTGCTACCAAAAATAAGCAAGTCTGAGGGGCGCTAAGTGTTAGAGGACATTCCCGAGAACTATTTCATTCAGGACCACGTGTGACAAAGCGTTTCTGAACTTTTTTGTTCATGACCTTCTTTCTCCGCTTTGCAATCAAACCAATTTATGTCTAAAGacctgggacttttttttttttaaccacgtATACTTTTTACTTCCAAAacttataagagaaaaaataatctcAGCTGTTAGTTTATCTCAGTCCTTTCAGAGCATCTATTAGTAGGACGCGGTGCCACCAGACACACCATTTTAGGAGGCTTTATAAaggattggggaaaaaaaatcattgggtATTTGAGCTGGAAGATCTGGAGTCAGGGAACTCAAAAGTTTTGTCAGTAGCCTATGACCTTGAAGAAGTTACTTAGCCTATCTCATCCTGGGTCTTCAGCTATGAAACGCAGCCCAAAATGACTGCCCAGAGAGAGTCGACTGTGCCAAAGACGTTAAACTGTTAGAAGAGTGAACATCACCATTGACTCGGATAGGCACATTGCACTACGTAAATCCGATGCTTTATGAGTTTACACTGAACGGATTTGGAAACGATTTGTGGAAACGGATTTGTGCGGGCTTTTCCGTCCCGTTCCCTGCAGGTATGGTAGTTTATTTCCAGAAAAGAACTGAGGAGAAAGTTGCCCTGCCTATAGAAAAGTCCCAGAAAGGTTTCCCAGAGTGCAAGTGCAGAGAACTGGCCTTGGGCTGCTGGAAACCCAGACCCGAGGACACAGCCACTTCTCAGGGAGGAGAGGTATCATTTGAGTCCTTTATAAAAGGGCGAGGATGAAAGTGACCACCCGCCACACAACGTGGCACCGGAGTTCAGCTGGGAGGAGCCGGCCCAGGAAATGACCCAAGATAGTTACAATGTCACCAAGATATTACAAATAAACCAGGATACTcactgcaggagggagggggcgAGGAGGACGCAGGGAAGATTCTGGGGCGAGACGGACAGAGGGAGGACATAGGTTCCAGAGGCTTCGGTTTTTAGGGCTCTGGTGGATCCCTGAGAGCGCCCTTGAGGGAGAAGGCTCTGAGAGGGCCCGGAGCAATCCCCGTGCAGCAGCGGTTACCGTCCCCCGGGCTCGCGCGCCCCTTCCCGGGCCCCTGCTCCGCCGGCTCCCGCGAGCCAGGACACCAGCCTCGCGCCCCTCAACTCCCACGCGGGTCTCGGGTTCGACCACCCCggccccacccagcccagggcTGCCGCAGCCCACTTGCCTTCCCAGTAACGGTTTCTGGACCCGTGGCCTCcgacccctccccctctcccggCTCCCGGAGCCGCAGTGCCGCGCCGTTAGGAGAGGGGTAATCCGCCCCGGAACCGACGTGAGCGGCCCCGGGGCGGGGTCGGTGGAGGCGGCTCGGGGATCTCCCCTCCCTGAATTCCAGCCCGAGGTCTCCgcaccccacacggggctcgcaCCCGCCTCCTCAGGCCCCCCTCCTCCGGAGcgccccctctgctcctccacgTCGGCCCCGCGCCGgctccctccacctccttcccccgcccacctccccgcGGGGCGGCTccggtccccctccccccccccccccccccccccccccccccccccccccccccagcgcggCTCTCACGCGCAGCCGAATTCGGCGCCGCCTCCACCAGAGCCGAGCCGGCGGCTCCGCGGAGCAGCAGCCTgtgccgccgccgccgggccCTCCGCGTCCCCTCCCCGTCCCGCCCCCTAGCCCCTGGCGCCcgggcccccctccccaccctcctccctccctccctccactcctctctctctctctcctcccaccccctccgtTCTCCCCTCGGCTGCAGCCCGAGCCCGGCCCGCCAGCTGGGCTGGCAGGAGGGCGGCGGCGGCACCACCATGAGCTTTGAGGGTGGCCACAGCGGCAGTCGGCGCCGCGGGGCGGAGAGCGGGGACACCGAGCCGCCCCCgtcgccgcccccgccgccgccgccgccgccgccgccgggagAGCCGGCCTCGGTCGCCGCGCCCCCACGCTACCTGCCACCtccgcccgcgccgcccgcgtCCCCCGAGCGCGCCGCGGGACCAGACGAGCCGCCGACGGAGGTGGTCCCGCGGCGCCGGGGCGCGGACgagctgccgccgccgcccgcgcccctgCCGCCCGCCGGCCAGGAGGTGTCGGCGGCTGGCGACTCCGGGGAAGGTCCGAGGCGCCTTCCCGAGGCGGCGGTCCCCGAGGCGGCGGCGGGGAAGGGCGTCCCCGGGGAGCCTGAGGCCGGCGCGGGCGGGGAGGGCGAGCGGCGGGGCGCCAGCGACCAGCCCGAGACGCGCTCGGTGTGTAGcagccgcagcagcagcagcggcggtGGCGACCAGCGCGCCGggcaccagcaccagcaccacCAGCCCATCTGCAAGATCTGCTTCCAGGGCGCCGAGCAGGTAAGGAAGGCCCTGCGGGACCCCGGAGGTGCCGGCGGGGGGCTCCGGTCCGAGCTGGACCGGCGCCTGCCCAGGACTGTCGACCtttcagcaccacggacagcgcTCGCCTCCCGGCTCTTCTCCAGCCCGGCTGGTCCAGTCCAGCCAACTCAGCGGCAGCTACCTgggttcccttttccctttctgtcaAGGCAAATGAGAATGTCCCGGTGGCGAACGCAGGGTTTAATTGGGTCTGCACTTAATTTTTCCTACCTGGTTTTACAGTTACACATTCCTCAGGTGCTTTAATGATAATGTCATAAGTATCTCCTTTGTGAATTGCTACATGGATTTTGGTTTATAGATAGAAACAAATCCTTTTTCCACACATGCCTACGGAGGCAGAGAGTCTTAGAATACAAACTGGGGGTGAGTCACGTCAAAACCAAAAAGGGCAGGGGCTTTACATATTGCAAATTATGTTGACTCACTGATGTGAAAAGCATGTCATAGTGTTTACAAGAGAAATAGGAATGTGCTTTGACCTTGTGAAAGAAAGAGTATTTAGctaataacttcttttttattttgttagaaaCATAATTCTAACATTATAAACTCCGTTAGAGGTACATGCAAACTTCTGTGAGAGTGATCATGGAGGCAGCAGGATAATATACCTCTTACAAAATGTGTGGTCTGAGAAAACATTAggtttagtatttttaaaagtaaggaaaTTGCATAAGAATATGCAGGCTTTCAGGAATATAGTGCCCTAAGTCAATATTTATGATgctacatttagaaaaaataaaagcataacgCTATTGCAAGCTACTTTCAGGGATGCCATGCATTTCTTCTTTAGCAATGATTAAGAATAACTGCAGAGGAAATGCATCTGACCATCCACTTAAAAGTTATTAAAGAGGTTTAATAGTACAGCTTTCCCCCAAGGGTATTGGGAGCTATATCTTGCAGACATTTTGTGTGTTGGTAGAACATTTATGTCATAACATCAAGCAATATCTTTGAAATAGTTTTAAGACTGTAGTTTCATTCCCATCAGaagtataaaaatttaattttctcatgtAGATTGATGCTTGTATCCATCTGGGTAAATggctttgaaagaaaagaaagcaagtgttaattttttttgttttgttttgttttgttttgttttgttttgtttttttaaacagagacaCAAGTACAGATATTCACCTGAGGTGTTATCTTTTCAGGGGGAGTTGTTAAATCCCTGCCGATGTGACGGATCCGTTCGGTACACACATCAGCTGTGCCTGCTGAAATGGATCAGTGAGAGGGGTTCCTGGACCTGTGAGCTCTGCTGTTACAGATACCATGTCATAGCCATTAAAATGAAACAGCCTTGCCAGGTAAACATCGgtgacatttctttttcctgaaatgaTCTTGCTAAACATGTGTGCACTTGAGTTTAGTTATTATGAAGGATACCGACATAATGGTACTCAAAAACATTTtatgcaaatcaaaataaaaccaagatGAAGAATTTGTTGAGTTGTGCTTTGAAAAATCTGTGACACTTTTTAATCTGAGGAACTCAAGAGACATTTTATTCAAATGGTTTCCATTATTAATTTGTTGCTCTTCGATAAAATGATACCCACCTTTGCTTCTAAAAGGACAGGTTGGTAAACTGTGAAATACTTCAGTTAAATCGATTTTATTAATTGGACATGTTacactatttttataatattttgttaattgaagctttgaagccatgAATGGGCTGCATTGATGGAAAACACATGCATGTAAAGTAAAACTTTACTAGTCTGGAAACTTCAGTTGAGTCTTTTAGTTTTAATCTGAAAACTAGGCTCTTCACTTAACTAGGTTCTTTTTTGTATGATGTTACATTTAGAAGCTTTGGCTGCTTTAATCATTTGTTGTGTTCAAGTACATAGTGGATTCAGAGGTATTGCCAACAGTTACTCTCAATAATACCACTGAAATTGTGTATATTCTTAAACTTTTTGTGTATAATCACATAAAACACAATTGCCATAACCCTACAAATACCCTTGGAAAAAtaggctttcatttttttatggtggGGCTGATTCAGGTTCTTTGAATTGATCGGTGGGatgtaaaattgaaaatattaaaaatgatgtatTAAATTAATGCAGAATAGTGTGTGACTGATGAGATCTGGTAGTAACCTGGAGCTGAAGTTAGGCAGACATAAAAGTGGAGattcaaaacagaaacaaaggaaggaagacaaaagagggaaaaggaaaagttagGAGGGGAAGAAAGTCATAAAATCTCTCTATTTCTGCTTACATCAACAAATGCAGCTTGCATTGAATAATATACAATAAGTGAGACTGTTAGTGATCGCAGGGGGACCTGGAAGCTGATATACAACTGCAttcataatttaaatttcatagaTTTTAATTTGTGCATCCTTCGTATGGTTTGCAATTAATTTGCATCTCTGATAGTCACCATTTAAAGCATGATTAGCAGgcatgaaatgaaaatatgaatattttcaagTTGACCTAAGGCTtataaataatttggaaagaaGAGTAACTAATGTGGAGGAGTGATGTTATCATGCTGAAGATAGGCACAAACCTAGCACATTTTCCCAGAACCTCTAATTGATTGAACTACTTGGGTATCAATTTATGGATATATCGTAGCTGTCTTGAAAAACACATGGAACCGTGTCCAGATACAAGGATAAGAGTCGTATAATTGGATCGACAATAATTCTATGACTAGAAACAtgggggagatgggaaagagGCAGCTTTGGGCCTCCAGTGAAAAAGTCCCATGAGAAGTACCATGGCCAGATGTTCAGGAGTTCAAACAGAATGCTAAGTATTTAAAGAACTTATGGCTACTATATCTTAATTCACGTGGGATGATTAATTTTGAAGTAAATAGAAATAGGTCcttgatgtaattttaaaatacagaagagaCAAAGGGCTAGGACAAAAAAATACTGCTTACTAATTCTATAGCAAAATGAAGTGATTGCTActatgttttgtttcattcataaAAGGAATCATTCAGTGTCATTTTAACAAAAGCTCTTCCTCAAAATGTGTATATGATAtgaaatcaaaacaacaacaacaaaaccaacgaaaaccccaaaccaaaatcaACCCAGTGTTACTAATACACGAGAACTAATTTTATTACGACACATGCGGATACTGCCGTGCTCTGCAACCTGACCTGTTTGGTAGAGTTAACGAccaaataatatttagaaacaaagttGATATAAGTCTGATAATGATAGCACAGAACATGCCTGAGAAATAGCCCTCCAGGACTATGTCATATGCATATAAAGCTTAGTGCCTTAATGAGTGGAAATCAGTTATAAAGTTCCTAAAGCGTGGATTCTTCTACCTAGGAGCAGGTTATTCTcagataaagttttattaatCGTCTGACATTTCTGTTACGGATGACCTACAAACTGAGCATTTACTCTGATTTTTGGTTTTCTCCCTTGCCGGTGTGAGGCCGATCAGCTTTAGCATTTATCACATTCATGCTTTTATGACCTGGCAGAAATCCATTTCTTCATGGTGTAGGATCAAACAGGAAGTATGCTGTGGCACTCCTCTTCTTTCCACATCCGTCTAAGTATGGAAGGTTACGTATGTCTTAAGCATAGAGCCCTCCGTAGCTGTGAGTGGGTGGTTCCTTGGATgtagaacagaagagagaataaataataatattaatagagaACATTTGCTgaacacttactctgtgccaggcactgttctaagtgctttacatatgcTGATACTGATATTTAATCTTCCTACGAGGTAGGGAAaagtattatctctgttttacacaAATGGAAACTGAGACACGGAAAAGTTATATAACTTCTACTAGGTACATATCTAATCAAAGGCCAGGATTCAGATTTAGTCAGGCTGGCTCTAAGATCCATGGTCTTAGTCACCACGTCGCATATTGGAAAGTGTTCTCAATTCCATCATGGCCATTTCTGGGCCTATCATGGCTTATCCTGTGTTATGCTGAGTCCATCAGGAACTGGTTTTTAGCCTGGGTCTCTAACGTGGTGTAGAAAGGCTTTGACTACTTGTTGTTGCATAACAAAGCACCCCAAATACTTAATAGTTTAAACAACAATCACATTATCTCTTCAGAGTCTGGGTTGATCGAAGTCAAGTCAGCTCGTAGGTTCTTCTCCATATGTGGTGTCAGTCTGGAGCTGTAGTCATCCAGAGGTTTGACTAGAGTGGAACATCCAAGGTGGCTCACTTATGTGACTTGTTCttggtgctggctgttggctggaagCTCATTAGGGGCTGTCACCTGGCACCTCGGTTCTCTTTCCACGTGACTTGGATTTTTCACAGTAGGTTGTTGAGTTCCAAGCGCATGAAAGCAGAAGTTACAGATCGCTTAAGTACAGTTTCATGTATGTTGTATTCTCTTGATTAAAGCAAGTCACAGGACCAACCCACATTCAGAGGAGGGAAAATAGACTCCGCCTTTGGAGTCTGTCCTTCTTTTAAAGAGGGTGGCTATCTTTAATCCACAATAAAAGATAGTTTCTAAAATGGCTCTAACTACCCTGGTCTCTGTATTAAGTACTCACTAGGCCCAGATAGGTCCACAGGCACCATCATAACTCCCCTCCCAGGgctcagaaataaaaaccaagctTGAAAAAATGTATAGGAGGTTGACTCATCAGTGATGCTCGATGCAGACCCCCCAAGCACTTCCAGAAATGATTATGACCATGAGGTACCTCCTGGTGCTCAGAGGAATATGGGGACCGAGAAGGGAAAAGAATAGCTAACCAGAAGCAGGTGTATGTGCGAGGGAAACATGCTGCAGTGAGTCTA comes from the Prionailurus bengalensis isolate Pbe53 chromosome A1, Fcat_Pben_1.1_paternal_pri, whole genome shotgun sequence genome and includes:
- the MARCHF11 gene encoding E3 ubiquitin-protein ligase MARCHF11, which gives rise to MSFEGGHSGSRRRGAESGDTEPPPSPPPPPPPPPPPGEPASVAAPPRYLPPPPAPPASPERAAGPDEPPTEVVPRRRGADELPPPPAPLPPAGQEVSAAGDSGEGPRRLPEAAVPEAAAGKGVPGEPEAGAGGEGERRGASDQPETRSVCSSRSSSSGGGDQRAGHQHQHHQPICKICFQGAEQGELLNPCRCDGSVRYTHQLCLLKWISERGSWTCELCCYRYHVIAIKMKQPCQWQSISITLVEKVQMIAVILGSLFLIASMTWLLWSAFSPYAVWQRKDILFQICYGMYGFMDLVCIGLIVHEGAAVYRVFKRWRAVNLHWDVLNYDKATDIEESSRGESSTSRTLWLPLTALRNRNLVHPTQLTSPRFQCGYVLLHLFNRMRPHEDLSEDNSSGEVVMRVTSV
- the LOC122480163 gene encoding 50 kDa spicule matrix protein-like translates to MVVPPPPSCQPSWRAGLGLQPRGERRGWAGEGGGGSRRGADVEEQRGRSGGGGPEEAGASPVWGAETSGWNSGRGDPRAASTDPAPGPLTSVPGRITPLLTARHCGSGSRERGRGRRPRVQKPLLGRQVGCGSPGLGGAGVVEPETRVGVEGREAGVLARGSRRSRGPGRGARARGTVTAAARGLLRALSEPSPSRALSGIHQSPKNRSLWNLCPPSVRLAPESSLRPPRPLPPADISLTTWAAGQLPHRFEQSGAMKPETYKDVLLELGFNRTLTVS